Proteins co-encoded in one Bemisia tabaci chromosome 9, PGI_BMITA_v3 genomic window:
- the LOC140225445 gene encoding uncharacterized protein, whose product MNLEEREPIRKIKGAKKDKEIIMRTNNEVQNMLESEENLDLWKINCLLYAAALTISDESNGPKGTKMNKKESKPLWQKRIEFRIQDLRRNLSVLANFKITSKEKGQQTTHKVQSILDKYTAEGEESSIDNVMEQLRQRIAVFSQRIRRYQKRSNQFSHNRSFETNCKSFYRNIKGDSSDIGEIPEKEKVEEFWKGIYEVPTQHNSEAGWIKDSEVTNNKMEWTDLGDDELITTIKNLANWKAPGPDKIQSFWFKKIPSIHKYLTAEYNKLLNGKEFPPWLAKGTTYLIAKNRETGFQRFGKPEKSRNQQQSKQPQPEKPGNVKQPEKSGNPQ is encoded by the exons ATGAATCTGGAAGAAAGAGAGCCGATAAGGAAAATAAAGGGGGcgaaaaaagacaaagaaatcATCATGCGAACTAACaatgaagtacaaaatatgCTTGAGAGCGAAGAAAATCTCGACCTGTGGAAAATCAACTGCTTGCTCTACGCTGCAGCCCTCACAATCAGTGACGAGTCGAACGgcccaaaaggaactaaaatgaacaagaaagaaagtaagcccCTATGGCAAAAAAGAATTGAGTTCAGAATCCAAGATCTGAGGAGGAACCTTTCAGTACTagctaacttcaaaataacgAGCAAGGAAAAAGGACAACAGACAACCCACAAAGTCCAGTCAATCCTGGATAAATACACCgcggaaggagaagaaagcaGTATAGACAATGTAATGGAGCAACTGAGGCAACGTATTGCTGTCTTTAGCCAAAGAATAAGAAGATACCAGAAAAGATCAAATCAATTCTCTCACAACAGAAGCTTCGAAACCAACTGCAAAAGCTTTTACAGGAACATCAAAGGTGACTCCTCCGACATAGGTGAAATCCCAGAGAAAGAAAAGGTGGAAGAGTTCTGGAAAGGAATCTACGAAGTCCCTACTCAGCACAACTCGGAGGCTGGGTGGATCAAAGACTCAGAGGTCACGAACAACAAAATGGAATGGACAGATCTCGGTGATGATGAACTGATAACTACCATAAAAAACCTTGCAAACTGGAAAGCACCCGGCCCAGATAAGATACAAAGCTTCTGgttcaaaaaaatccctagcaTCCATAAGTACCTAACAGCCGAGTACAATAAATTACTGAACGGGAAAGAATTCCCACCATGGCTGGCCAAAGGGACTACATATCTGATAGCGAAGAATAGAGAAACG GGTTTCCAGCGGTTTGGAAAACCTGAAAAGTCGAGGAATCAACAGCAATCAAAACAGCCACAACCTGAAAAACCAGGGAATGTAAAACaacctgaaaagtcagggaatccacAGTAA